One part of the Thermodesulfobacterium commune DSM 2178 genome encodes these proteins:
- a CDS encoding chemotaxis response regulator CheY yields MSLNTDLKVLVVDDFATMRKIIKNILTQLGFKNILEADDGSSALELLKKEKIDLIISDWNMPKMSGLDLLKAVRNDPNLKDILFVMVTAEAQKDNVIEAIKHGVNQYIVKPFTPETLKEKLEKVLGG; encoded by the coding sequence ATGTCTTTAAACACTGATTTAAAAGTACTGGTAGTAGACGATTTTGCTACGATGAGAAAGATCATAAAAAACATCTTAACCCAGTTAGGTTTTAAAAATATCTTGGAAGCAGACGACGGAAGTTCTGCATTAGAACTATTAAAAAAAGAAAAAATAGACCTTATCATTTCTGACTGGAACATGCCTAAGATGAGTGGTCTTGATCTTTTAAAAGCAGTAAGAAACGACCCTAATCTTAAAGACATTCTCTTTGTAATGGTAACAGCTGAGGCACAAAAAGACAACGTTATAGAGGCTATAAAACACGGGGTTAATCAATATATAGTTAAGCCTTTTACCCCTGAAACTTTAAAGGAAAAATTAGAAAAAGTTTTAGGAGGATAG